Proteins co-encoded in one Kutzneria chonburiensis genomic window:
- a CDS encoding TetR/AcrR family transcriptional regulator: MLEVAVGARSDAKVKMVQAAKQLMRERGYHATAFSDVLKLSGAPRGSVYFHFPDGKTQLAVAAAEAHAHDQVEIIDRAAEASSSAAELVERYVDLGRDGMVTSDYSRGCAIAPLVTEGAMQESTAIDETGRRTFTEMIDRLAFHFITFGVDRAAARTLADAVIAGVEGAMITSRARRSPAPYDAVKTVLSGYAAEVSRRAGK; this comes from the coding sequence ATGCTGGAGGTAGCCGTGGGCGCGCGCTCCGACGCCAAGGTCAAGATGGTGCAGGCGGCCAAGCAGCTCATGCGGGAGCGCGGTTATCACGCCACCGCGTTCTCCGACGTGCTCAAGCTCAGCGGCGCGCCCCGCGGTTCGGTGTACTTCCACTTCCCCGACGGCAAGACCCAACTGGCCGTGGCGGCGGCCGAGGCCCATGCCCACGACCAGGTCGAGATCATCGACCGCGCCGCCGAGGCGTCGTCCTCCGCCGCCGAGCTCGTCGAGCGGTACGTCGACCTCGGCCGGGACGGCATGGTGACCAGCGACTACTCGCGCGGCTGCGCCATCGCTCCACTCGTCACCGAGGGCGCGATGCAGGAGTCCACAGCGATCGACGAGACCGGCCGCCGCACCTTCACCGAGATGATCGACCGGCTCGCGTTCCACTTCATCACCTTCGGCGTCGACCGCGCCGCCGCCCGCACTCTCGCCGACGCCGTCATCGCCGGTGTCGAAGGTGCGATGATCACCTCACGGGCCCGCCGCAGCCCCGCCCCGTACGACGCCGTCAAGACCGTGCTGTCCGGATACGCGGCCGAGGTGTCACGTCGAGCTGGGAAGTGA
- a CDS encoding cytochrome P450 — protein MTSPFAVSSSSPTTIGMSLAELGRARATVFDEHMGALVVLRHKDVSAALRDTGRFGTGFYAASPAVESMMIAHDGAEHSRQRRVHNRFFSPGASARYAARIAPIAERTFGALAGRDRADLVDDAFARYPMEVFLDLLGIPDELGDQGREWVRAIVTWLGSPMDEQLAAAGRTAFTDLSAYAGTLIEAEVANPGDNLLGEIIRAHLTEGGFTVDACTVAVVSLLLGGLETTIQMLSATVSSLLLNPSALDRVRTDRDRRDDALDESFRWANPSAGLYRLVNADTTVAGVPVSAGSMIYLCIAAAHYDRDAYPDPEVFRLDRNPSHLGFGLGPHCCVGAPLARIEVRAALDALLDRFPRLRLDPSQPLAFRYGARGFVQHGTESLPVLLT, from the coding sequence ATGACGAGTCCGTTCGCGGTGAGTTCGTCGAGCCCGACCACGATCGGGATGTCGCTCGCGGAACTGGGGCGGGCACGGGCGACGGTGTTCGACGAGCACATGGGCGCGCTGGTTGTGTTGCGGCACAAGGACGTCTCCGCCGCGCTGCGGGACACCGGCCGGTTCGGCACCGGCTTCTACGCGGCCAGCCCCGCGGTCGAGTCGATGATGATCGCGCACGACGGGGCCGAGCACAGCCGCCAGCGGCGCGTCCACAACCGGTTCTTCAGCCCGGGGGCGAGCGCGCGGTACGCGGCCAGGATCGCGCCGATCGCCGAGCGAACCTTCGGCGCGCTCGCCGGCCGGGACCGAGCGGACCTCGTTGATGACGCGTTCGCGCGGTACCCCATGGAGGTATTCCTCGACCTGCTCGGTATCCCCGACGAACTGGGCGACCAGGGTCGGGAATGGGTGCGGGCGATCGTCACGTGGCTGGGATCGCCGATGGACGAGCAGCTGGCGGCTGCGGGTCGGACGGCGTTCACCGACCTGAGTGCGTACGCCGGCACGCTGATCGAGGCCGAAGTGGCGAATCCGGGGGACAACCTGCTGGGCGAGATCATTCGGGCCCATCTGACCGAGGGCGGGTTCACGGTCGACGCGTGCACGGTCGCGGTGGTCAGCCTGCTGCTGGGCGGCCTGGAGACCACGATCCAGATGCTGTCCGCGACCGTGTCTTCGTTGCTGCTCAACCCCTCCGCGCTGGACCGGGTCCGGACCGACCGCGATCGGCGGGACGACGCGCTGGACGAGTCGTTCCGGTGGGCCAACCCGTCCGCCGGCCTCTACCGGCTCGTCAACGCCGACACGACGGTCGCGGGCGTGCCGGTCAGCGCCGGCAGCATGATCTACCTCTGCATCGCCGCGGCCCACTACGACCGTGACGCCTATCCGGATCCCGAGGTGTTCCGCCTCGACCGCAACCCCAGCCACCTCGGCTTCGGTCTCGGCCCGCACTGCTGCGTCGGAGCACCGCTGGCCCGCATCGAGGTTCGAGCCGCGTTGGACGCCCTGCTCGACCGGTTCCCGCGGCTGCGTCTCGACCCTTCTCAACCGCTCGCTTTCCGTTACGGCGCACGAGGTTTCGTGCAGCACGGCACGGAATCGCTGCCCGTGCTGCTCACGTAG
- a CDS encoding cytochrome P450 has protein sequence MSTPVYPGVRAQRCPFDPPPEYADWRAADGLQRATLWNGATAWVVSRYDDVRAVLADSRISADARRYPELNPGAQNGQPHSFPRMDDPDHARLRRMLTGEFTVRRVAAMRPHIEELVDHFLDEMIDKGRPADLVRDFALPIPSLVISMLLGVPYADHEFFQQHSATINHANASPEEKAAAGKALFGYLAGLVQRKQAEPGDDLISRLLTDRVATGELSRPEVAMNGMILLFAGHETTANMIGLATLALLRHPDQAARIRDTDDPAVIANAVEELLRYLSIAQDMILRVAAEDLTIGGQAVRAGDLLTINLPAANRDPVFLDQPDIFSFDRNVRGHMAFGHGIHQCLGQSLARAELQVALPALLRRLPTLRLAIPFEDVKFRHDMSAYGVHELPVTW, from the coding sequence GTGTCGACACCCGTCTACCCCGGCGTCCGCGCCCAGCGCTGCCCGTTCGACCCGCCGCCGGAGTACGCCGACTGGCGCGCGGCGGACGGCCTGCAACGGGCCACCCTCTGGAATGGCGCGACGGCCTGGGTGGTGAGCCGCTACGACGACGTCCGCGCGGTGCTGGCCGATTCCCGGATCAGCGCGGACGCGCGCCGCTATCCCGAGCTCAACCCGGGCGCGCAGAACGGGCAGCCGCATTCGTTCCCACGCATGGACGACCCCGACCACGCCCGGCTGCGCCGCATGCTCACCGGCGAGTTCACGGTCCGGCGGGTGGCGGCGATGCGCCCGCACATCGAGGAGCTGGTCGACCACTTCCTCGACGAGATGATCGACAAGGGCCGGCCGGCCGACCTGGTCCGCGACTTCGCGTTACCGATCCCCTCGCTGGTGATCTCGATGCTGCTCGGCGTGCCGTACGCCGACCACGAGTTCTTCCAGCAGCACAGCGCCACCATCAACCACGCCAACGCCTCCCCCGAGGAGAAGGCAGCGGCCGGCAAGGCACTGTTCGGCTATCTGGCCGGTCTCGTGCAGCGCAAACAGGCCGAGCCCGGGGACGACCTGATCAGCCGGCTGCTCACCGACCGCGTGGCGACCGGCGAGCTGAGCCGGCCGGAGGTGGCCATGAACGGCATGATCCTGCTGTTCGCCGGGCACGAGACCACGGCGAACATGATCGGCCTGGCCACGCTGGCCCTGCTGCGCCATCCCGACCAGGCCGCCCGGATCCGGGACACCGACGACCCGGCGGTGATCGCCAACGCGGTCGAGGAGCTGCTGCGCTACCTGTCGATCGCCCAGGACATGATCCTGCGCGTCGCGGCCGAGGACCTCACCATCGGCGGGCAGGCCGTCCGGGCCGGCGACCTGCTCACCATCAACCTGCCGGCCGCGAACCGTGACCCGGTGTTCCTCGACCAGCCCGACATCTTCTCCTTCGACCGCAATGTTCGCGGTCACATGGCCTTCGGCCATGGCATCCACCAGTGCCTCGGTCAGTCACTGGCCCGAGCCGAACTCCAGGTGGCGCTGCCGGCCCTGCTGCGCCGGCTGCCCACGCTGCGGCTCGCCATTCCGTTCGAGGACGTCAAGTTCCGGCACGACATGTCGGCCTACGGCGTCCACGAACTCCCCGTCACCTGGTGA
- a CDS encoding MFS transporter, which yields MLARIVPPAGPSRALALAQLTNSIGDGAYYVCSVLYFTRTVGLSATEVGLGLTLGWSLGTLAGTPLGHFADRRGPRGVAVLLAVLTAFAVAGFALVQSFPAFLVVACVYTVCQCGLVAARQALLAGVVDAAGRTQARAYMQSTANAGIAVGAALGGVALQFDTAPAYLAAFGLDALTFLAAAVVLRRLPRVPGTARATDGEPALVVLRDRPYVLITVLNSIMMLYMPLLSVVLPLWVVEHTSAPRWMVSALMVVNTGCVVLFQVSVANRVTDLGIAVRYVRWAGVLLLTMSAVFACSAGTMAVWAAAAVLLAGAFLQVAGEMMLASGYWEISFGLAIDGRQGQYQGFFGSGIAVARAAGPLLLTTLVIGGGPIGWLVLGGLFLLAALATAPAVAWAKRTRAVSPSLPSST from the coding sequence ATGCTGGCTCGAATCGTGCCCCCGGCCGGGCCGTCCAGGGCGCTGGCGCTGGCCCAGTTGACCAATTCCATCGGTGACGGGGCGTACTACGTCTGCTCCGTCCTCTACTTCACGCGAACCGTGGGGCTCTCGGCGACGGAGGTCGGCCTCGGGCTCACGCTCGGGTGGTCGCTCGGCACGCTGGCCGGGACGCCGCTCGGGCATTTCGCCGACCGGCGCGGCCCGCGGGGCGTCGCCGTGTTGCTGGCGGTGCTGACCGCGTTCGCCGTCGCCGGGTTCGCGTTGGTCCAGAGCTTTCCGGCGTTCCTCGTGGTGGCGTGTGTCTACACGGTGTGCCAGTGCGGGTTGGTCGCGGCGCGTCAGGCGTTGTTGGCCGGCGTGGTCGACGCGGCCGGTCGCACGCAGGCCCGTGCGTATATGCAGTCGACCGCCAACGCCGGCATCGCCGTCGGCGCCGCGCTCGGCGGCGTCGCGTTGCAGTTCGACACCGCGCCCGCCTATCTCGCCGCTTTCGGCCTCGACGCGTTGACCTTCCTCGCCGCCGCCGTGGTGTTGCGACGGCTGCCGCGCGTCCCGGGGACCGCCCGCGCCACCGACGGCGAGCCGGCGTTGGTTGTGCTGCGGGACCGGCCGTACGTCCTGATCACCGTGCTCAACTCGATCATGATGCTCTACATGCCGCTGTTGAGCGTCGTGCTGCCGCTGTGGGTGGTCGAGCACACCTCGGCCCCGCGGTGGATGGTGTCCGCGCTGATGGTGGTCAACACCGGCTGCGTGGTGCTGTTCCAGGTGTCCGTGGCCAACCGTGTCACCGATCTCGGTATCGCCGTCCGGTACGTGCGGTGGGCCGGCGTGCTGCTGTTGACCATGTCGGCGGTGTTCGCCTGCTCCGCCGGCACCATGGCCGTGTGGGCCGCCGCCGCCGTGCTCCTGGCCGGCGCCTTCCTCCAGGTGGCCGGCGAGATGATGTTGGCCTCCGGTTACTGGGAGATCAGCTTCGGGCTCGCCATCGACGGCCGGCAGGGCCAGTACCAGGGCTTCTTCGGCAGCGGCATCGCCGTCGCCCGCGCCGCCGGGCCCCTGCTGCTCACCACCCTCGTCATCGGCGGCGGCCCGATCGGCTGGCTGGTGCTCGGCGGCCTCTTCCTGCTGGCCGCCCTCGCCACCGCCCCGGCCGTCGCCTGGGCCAAGCGCACCCGCGCGGTCAGCCCGTCACTTCCCAGCTCGACGTGA
- a CDS encoding TetR/AcrR family transcriptional regulator: MPAQPVDPRARRSRAALEAALRELIAERDLAQISISDVTKRADVNRSTFYDHYTDLDDLAAAACTGLFDELVAALSGHDLDAAEPTSLAGLFAHVAEHAHLYRTLLGSAGSARVINHLLRRITDNAQLRRGTVDHDPVAAFLAGAVLGTVIDWLRRDCPGTPEQMGAAIWPHLVAASSG; the protein is encoded by the coding sequence GTGCCAGCGCAACCAGTCGACCCCCGCGCCCGGCGATCACGCGCGGCGCTGGAAGCCGCGCTGCGGGAGCTGATCGCCGAGCGGGACCTCGCCCAGATCTCGATTTCCGACGTCACCAAGCGGGCCGACGTCAACCGCTCGACGTTCTACGACCACTACACCGACCTCGACGACCTGGCCGCCGCCGCGTGCACCGGGCTGTTCGACGAGCTCGTCGCCGCGCTGTCCGGCCACGACCTGGATGCCGCCGAACCCACGTCGCTGGCCGGGTTGTTCGCGCACGTCGCCGAGCACGCCCACCTCTACCGAACCCTGCTGGGGTCGGCCGGCAGCGCCCGGGTGATCAACCACCTGCTGCGGCGCATCACCGACAACGCCCAGCTCCGCCGCGGCACCGTCGACCACGATCCCGTTGCCGCGTTCCTCGCCGGCGCCGTCCTCGGCACCGTGATCGACTGGCTGCGTCGCGACTGCCCCGGCACGCCCGAACAGATGGGCGCGGCCATCTGGCCCCACCTCGTCGCCGCGTCGTCAGGGTGA
- a CDS encoding SDR family oxidoreductase, protein MSSVLITGASKGIGRAVAVELAARGHRVVATARQPSTLDDLPVDQRLQLDVTDQDSVDRALEQAGEIDVLVSNAGATVRAPLESVPLAEIDNLFQLNTLGALRVAQGVLPQMRERGAGRLVFVSSVQGRVVLPIIAPYGASKWALEALSEGLALEVGHFGIKVSIIQPSAVATDGAAGAKSIFADDDPYLPLLQQLGVLRGEVITPQEVAAAVADTIERADPPLRVPVGAPAEQLLKARKAASEAVPFLPTELAW, encoded by the coding sequence ATGTCATCCGTGCTCATCACCGGCGCGTCCAAGGGCATCGGCCGCGCCGTCGCGGTCGAGCTGGCCGCCCGGGGCCACCGCGTCGTCGCCACCGCCCGACAGCCTTCGACACTGGACGATCTGCCCGTCGACCAGCGGCTACAGCTGGACGTGACCGACCAGGACAGCGTCGACCGGGCTCTTGAGCAGGCCGGCGAGATCGACGTGCTGGTCAGCAACGCCGGGGCGACCGTGCGCGCGCCGCTCGAGAGCGTGCCGCTGGCGGAGATCGACAACCTGTTCCAGCTCAACACCCTGGGCGCACTGCGGGTGGCGCAGGGGGTACTGCCGCAGATGCGTGAACGCGGCGCGGGCCGGCTGGTGTTCGTGTCCAGCGTGCAGGGCCGGGTCGTGCTGCCGATCATCGCCCCGTACGGCGCGAGCAAGTGGGCCTTGGAGGCCCTCTCCGAGGGCTTGGCCTTGGAGGTCGGCCACTTCGGCATCAAAGTGAGCATCATTCAGCCCAGCGCGGTGGCCACCGACGGCGCCGCCGGGGCCAAGTCCATCTTCGCCGACGACGACCCCTACCTCCCACTGCTCCAGCAGCTCGGCGTCCTCCGCGGCGAAGTCATCACACCTCAGGAGGTCGCCGCCGCCGTGGCCGACACCATCGAGCGCGCCGATCCCCCGCTGCGCGTGCCCGTCGGCGCGCCGGCCGAGCAGCTCCTCAAGGCCCGGAAGGCTGCCTCCGAGGCCGTCCCGTTCCTGCCGACCGAACTGGCCTGGTAG
- a CDS encoding alpha/beta fold hydrolase — protein MPLLTASATPAGFVEERRQVNGITMNYAIGGAGPTVVLLHGYPETWYSWRKIMPALAERHTVIAPDLRGSGGSDAPPSGYDKATLAEDVHQLLVALGRDEEVDVVGHDIGTMVAYAYAAAHRSTTRRLALLEAPQVDELAYQLPAWTREGPGLWNFGFFTLDNGLPEKIATGREDVWVEGFIDWMEVVKGGVGDQALAEYAQSLRRPGYLHASMEYFRTFPGDAETTIRSRNRPLTMPVLAVGAAGALGVIVPDQARHYAEDVTGVVIPGGHWIPEEAPEILLDHLLPFLDK, from the coding sequence ATGCCGCTGCTCACCGCGTCAGCCACGCCCGCGGGATTTGTCGAGGAAAGGCGTCAGGTCAACGGAATCACGATGAACTACGCGATCGGCGGCGCCGGTCCGACGGTTGTGCTGCTGCACGGATATCCGGAGACCTGGTATTCGTGGCGGAAGATCATGCCGGCGCTGGCCGAACGGCACACGGTGATCGCGCCGGACCTGCGCGGGTCGGGCGGCTCGGACGCGCCGCCGAGCGGGTACGACAAGGCGACGCTGGCCGAGGACGTGCACCAGCTGCTGGTCGCGCTGGGCCGTGACGAGGAGGTCGACGTGGTCGGCCACGACATCGGCACGATGGTGGCGTACGCCTACGCGGCGGCGCATCGGAGCACGACCCGGCGGCTGGCGTTGCTGGAGGCGCCGCAGGTCGACGAGCTGGCGTACCAGCTGCCGGCGTGGACCCGGGAAGGCCCGGGCCTGTGGAACTTCGGCTTCTTCACGCTGGACAACGGCTTGCCGGAGAAGATCGCCACTGGCCGCGAGGATGTCTGGGTCGAGGGGTTCATCGACTGGATGGAGGTGGTGAAGGGCGGCGTCGGCGACCAGGCGCTGGCCGAATACGCGCAGTCGCTGCGGCGTCCGGGCTACCTGCACGCGTCGATGGAGTACTTCCGGACGTTCCCCGGCGACGCCGAGACGACGATCCGCAGCCGGAACCGGCCGCTGACCATGCCGGTGCTGGCCGTCGGCGCGGCCGGCGCGCTAGGAGTGATCGTGCCCGACCAGGCCCGGCACTACGCCGAGGATGTGACCGGCGTGGTGATTCCCGGCGGCCACTGGATTCCCGAGGAAGCGCCGGAGATTCTGCTCGACCATCTGCTGCCGTTCCTCGACAAGTAG
- a CDS encoding GlxA family transcriptional regulator has translation MKIAVLVCDGVFDLGLAAVLDVFDTANAMADEPRWTVTKVGFAPRVRTSAGSLVDCAPAAQAESADLLVVPAVNEREPKGMVEFVSGDRSRRARELIVRTRARGAAVASACSGTFLLAEAGVVDDVRVTTTWWLTPVFRTRYPHVRLDQDRMVVQEDGITTAGAAFGHVDMAMALVREGSPAVADLVARYLAIDERPSQAPYVLPSVLAQHDPTVAAFERWVRDHLAGPISVPAVARRLGVSERTLQRAVQRTMGTSPIRLVQDLRIERATELLRTTDLSVETIARRVGYEQANTLRVLLRERTGKTTTALRAG, from the coding sequence GTGAAGATCGCGGTCCTTGTCTGTGACGGTGTGTTCGATTTGGGGCTGGCGGCCGTGCTCGACGTTTTCGACACCGCCAACGCAATGGCCGATGAGCCGCGTTGGACCGTGACGAAGGTCGGGTTCGCGCCGCGCGTCCGGACCTCGGCCGGCAGCCTCGTCGACTGCGCGCCGGCTGCCCAGGCGGAGTCGGCGGACCTGCTGGTCGTGCCGGCGGTGAATGAGCGTGAGCCGAAGGGCATGGTCGAGTTCGTCAGCGGCGACCGGTCCCGCCGCGCCCGGGAGTTGATCGTGCGGACCCGGGCGCGCGGCGCGGCGGTCGCGTCCGCCTGCTCGGGCACGTTCCTGCTGGCGGAGGCCGGCGTCGTGGACGACGTGCGGGTCACCACCACCTGGTGGCTGACGCCGGTGTTCCGGACGCGTTATCCCCACGTCCGGCTCGACCAGGACCGCATGGTGGTGCAGGAGGACGGGATCACCACGGCCGGCGCGGCCTTCGGTCACGTCGACATGGCGATGGCCCTGGTCCGCGAAGGCAGCCCGGCGGTCGCCGATCTCGTCGCCCGCTACCTCGCCATCGACGAGCGTCCCTCGCAGGCCCCGTACGTGCTGCCGAGCGTGCTGGCCCAGCACGATCCGACGGTCGCCGCGTTCGAACGCTGGGTGCGCGACCATCTCGCCGGGCCGATCAGTGTGCCCGCCGTGGCCCGGCGGCTCGGCGTCAGCGAACGCACGTTGCAGCGAGCCGTGCAGCGGACCATGGGCACGTCCCCGATTCGCCTCGTGCAGGACCTGAGGATCGAGCGGGCCACGGAGTTGTTGCGTACCACCGATCTCTCAGTCGAGACGATCGCGCGCCGGGTCGGCTACGAACAGGCCAACACCCTGCGGGTGCTCCTGCGCGAACGTACCGGCAAGACCACCACGGCGCTGCGGGCGGGCTGA